A window of Primulina tabacum isolate GXHZ01 chromosome 4, ASM2559414v2, whole genome shotgun sequence contains these coding sequences:
- the LOC142541742 gene encoding uncharacterized protein LOC142541742 isoform X2, giving the protein MGCFLGCFGDAKDGRSRKQRIQRADSQVQKKKVRSFQQQSLLLEEQRFTETPPPNLVTKLQNSPEGEDQLSPSPRKRVTFNANITTHEHYSLYESTDSLPEGNLNVQKEKELNPRSSSQPQFEGENSVKSCIVLYPPNHRYHNARDRDSDDESEDYGDSDFDDLEDDYGDEDDIDCVSDGQEMWSGSTLIPSLESRTENQLTSFIKTQFLEEESSPVLKTQARNRSDYVNSVFNPVENVTQWKAAKSKGTCLLKSQKENNQSLFALSVRSDQFQNYNQETAVDASASLSNWLVSSEFTLPKKTSSSDIEYITDVKVMSKG; this is encoded by the exons ATGGGCTGTTTTCTCGGATGTTTTGGAGATGCGAAAGATGGGAGGAGTCGGAAACAGAGGATTCAACGGGCGGATTCTCAAGTGCAA AAAAAAAAAGTCCGAAGCTTTCAGCAGCAAAGCTTGTTACTTGAAGAGCAGAGGTTTACAGAGACGCCACCTCCCAACTTGGTCACCAAGTTGCA AAATAGTCCGGAGGGAGAGGATCAGTTGAGTCCAAGCCCAAGAAAAAGAGTTACGTTTAATGCAAACATCACTACGCATGAGCACTATTCACTTTATGAAAGCACCGATTCTCTACCAGAGGGTAACCTGAATGTTCAGAAAGAAAAGGAGTTAAATCCTAGAAGTTCAAGTCAACCACAATTTGAAGGCGAGAATTCAGTCAAATCATGTATCGTATTATATCCTCCGAATCATAGATACCATAATGCCAGAGACAGAGATAGTGATGATGAATCAGAAGATTACGGTGACAGTGACTTCGATGATTTAGAAGACGACTATGGAGATGAAGATGATATAGATTGTGTATCAGATGGCCAAGAAATGTGGTCTGGATCGACTTTAATTCCATCACTGGAATCAAGAACAGAAAATCAATTGACTAGTTTTATCAAAACTCAGTTTCTTGAAGAAGAAAGCAGTCCTGTATTAAAGACTCAAGCGAGAAATAGAAGTGATTATGTTAATTCTGTTTTCAACCCTGTGGAGAATGTAACACAATGGAAAGCTGCAAAATCTAAAGGAACATGTTTGTTGAAGTCACAAAAAGAGAACAATCAATCGTTATTTGCCCTCAGCGTAAGATCTGATCAATTCCAGAATTATAATCAAGAAACAGCTGTGGATGCAAGTGCAAGCCTTTCGAATTGGTTGGTTTCCTCAGAATTCACACTCCCCAAGAAGACTAGTTCCAGCGACATTGAGTACATTACTGACGTAAAGGTCATGTCCAAAGGATAA
- the LOC142541742 gene encoding uncharacterized protein LOC142541742 isoform X1: protein MGCFLGCFGDAKDGRSRKQRIQRADSQVQLLQKKKVRSFQQQSLLLEEQRFTETPPPNLVTKLQNSPEGEDQLSPSPRKRVTFNANITTHEHYSLYESTDSLPEGNLNVQKEKELNPRSSSQPQFEGENSVKSCIVLYPPNHRYHNARDRDSDDESEDYGDSDFDDLEDDYGDEDDIDCVSDGQEMWSGSTLIPSLESRTENQLTSFIKTQFLEEESSPVLKTQARNRSDYVNSVFNPVENVTQWKAAKSKGTCLLKSQKENNQSLFALSVRSDQFQNYNQETAVDASASLSNWLVSSEFTLPKKTSSSDIEYITDVKVMSKG from the exons ATGGGCTGTTTTCTCGGATGTTTTGGAGATGCGAAAGATGGGAGGAGTCGGAAACAGAGGATTCAACGGGCGGATTCTCAAGTGCAA TTGCTGCAGAAAAAAAAAGTCCGAAGCTTTCAGCAGCAAAGCTTGTTACTTGAAGAGCAGAGGTTTACAGAGACGCCACCTCCCAACTTGGTCACCAAGTTGCA AAATAGTCCGGAGGGAGAGGATCAGTTGAGTCCAAGCCCAAGAAAAAGAGTTACGTTTAATGCAAACATCACTACGCATGAGCACTATTCACTTTATGAAAGCACCGATTCTCTACCAGAGGGTAACCTGAATGTTCAGAAAGAAAAGGAGTTAAATCCTAGAAGTTCAAGTCAACCACAATTTGAAGGCGAGAATTCAGTCAAATCATGTATCGTATTATATCCTCCGAATCATAGATACCATAATGCCAGAGACAGAGATAGTGATGATGAATCAGAAGATTACGGTGACAGTGACTTCGATGATTTAGAAGACGACTATGGAGATGAAGATGATATAGATTGTGTATCAGATGGCCAAGAAATGTGGTCTGGATCGACTTTAATTCCATCACTGGAATCAAGAACAGAAAATCAATTGACTAGTTTTATCAAAACTCAGTTTCTTGAAGAAGAAAGCAGTCCTGTATTAAAGACTCAAGCGAGAAATAGAAGTGATTATGTTAATTCTGTTTTCAACCCTGTGGAGAATGTAACACAATGGAAAGCTGCAAAATCTAAAGGAACATGTTTGTTGAAGTCACAAAAAGAGAACAATCAATCGTTATTTGCCCTCAGCGTAAGATCTGATCAATTCCAGAATTATAATCAAGAAACAGCTGTGGATGCAAGTGCAAGCCTTTCGAATTGGTTGGTTTCCTCAGAATTCACACTCCCCAAGAAGACTAGTTCCAGCGACATTGAGTACATTACTGACGTAAAGGTCATGTCCAAAGGATAA
- the LOC142543654 gene encoding multiple organellar RNA editing factor 2, chloroplastic, whose protein sequence is MAPLFPGCDYEHWLIVMDKLGGEGATKQQVIDCYVQTLAKVLESEEEAKKKIYNVSCERYFGFGCEIDEETSNKLEGLPGVLFVLPDSYVDAENKDYGAELFVNGEIVQRSPERQRRVEPVPQRAQDRPRYNDRTRYVRRRDNMR, encoded by the exons ATGGCCCCGCTCTTCCCCGGATGCGATTACGAGCACTGGCTTATTGTGATGGATAAGCTTGGGGGTGAAGGAGCCACGAAGCAGCAGGTGATTGACTGTTACGTTCAAACGCTAGCTAAAGTGCTCGAAAG TGAAGAGGAGGCGAAGAAGAAAATATATAATGTTTCATGCGAGAGATACTTCGGGTTCGGGTGTGAGATTGATGAGGAAACTTCTAACAAGCTTGAAG GTTTGCCTGGTGTTCTGTTTGTTCTTCCGGATTCTTATGTTGACGCCGAGAACAAGGACTACGGAG CTGAGTTGTTTGTTAATGGAGAGATAGTTCAACGCTCACCTGAGAGACAAAGGAGAGTAGAACCTGTGCCTCAGAGAGCTCAAGACCGGCCAAGATACAATGATCGAACCCGATATGTTCGGCGTCGTGATAATATGAGATGA
- the LOC142541743 gene encoding uncharacterized protein LOC142541743 encodes MRIRKHAKISPLLYATSPQDTVTLPQAHICQLNQSPWDVMNFSLPRPCPPPTPPSQVYGNDCFAGNGSSRDSIAVTRREWSISDGAAPDDTEQEACTSPKDNSIILCCKTDSTCWQCGREAAKGNSLCEHHLLMLRNYSNYNSAHSATKNSEKSSVETQGRRPRSKKRAATIFVKSK; translated from the exons ATGAGAATACGCAAGCATGCCAAGATTTCTCCTCTACTCTATGCGACGTCACCACAGGATACCGTAACTCTTCCTCAAGCGCATATTTGTCAGCTCAATCAATCCCCATGGGACGTGATGAACTTCTCGCTGCCAAGACCATGTCCTCCGCCTACGCCACCGTCTCAG GTCTATGGGAACGATTGTTTTGCCGGAAATGGGAGCTCGAGAGATTCTATTGCAGTTACTAGAAG GGAGTGGAGCATCTCCGATGGAGCGGCGCCGGATGACACGGAGCAGGAAGCGTGCACTTCTCCGAAAGACAATTCGATTATTTTGTGCTGCAAGACTGATAGCACGTGTTGGCAATGCGGAAGAGAGGCTGCCAAAGGCAATTCACTTTGTGAGCATCATCTACTCATGCTTCGAAACTACAGCAATTATAACTCCGCGCATTCTGCTACCAAAAACTCGGAAAAATCATCGGTGGAGACTCAAGGCCGTCGCCCACGAAGCAAGAAACGAGCGGCAACCATCTTTGTCAAATCCAAAtga